In the Cannabis sativa cultivar Pink pepper isolate KNU-18-1 unplaced genomic scaffold, ASM2916894v1 Contig1, whole genome shotgun sequence genome, one interval contains:
- the LOC133032973 gene encoding uncharacterized protein LOC133032973, which produces MAIDKTWVTMRNRKDPAYWEGLQVFMELASKHKDCDGRIFCPCVKCKNTRLHPLNTVEAHIFTKGFESSYERWIYHGEPDEPVEANINVDADEMAGVIEDFFPPIDDDERAGDDEMQRGQYYDDMFEEIEAELYPGCDWISSLNFIAKLMHLKNLGKIPNYIFDELLKLLKFAFPKENKIPATHYEAKKKLGKLGLGYESIHVCVNNCCLFHNEHASKDFCPVCGTSRWINEETSGKKVAHKVMRYFPLTPRLKRLYSSRHTSKEMVWHRTGRVRENGVMRHPVDSAAWKDFDSRHPDFARDPRNVRLGLAADGFNPFGNMSLSYSMWPVVLVNYNLPPWMCMKDNNFMLSLLIPGPKSPGKDMDVFLRPLVDELNALWTQGVETRDATTNSMFNMRAALLWTINDFPARSSLSGWSGQGYKACPTCNEDTTSIRVIGKTSYVGHRRFLPSNHRMRKDREFDGNVEKRPPPRRFTCSEILEQVNALSERAPGKRKRGDIENNWRKKSIFYELEYWSANELKHNIDVMHVEKNVCDSILGTLLDNDKSKDTTNARQDLKNMRIRQSLWIFEDARKRLLKPHAPYVLTANDKQLFCKFLKDVKLPDGFCSNLKKKVTNDNIVGLKSHDCHVIMQRLLPACIGKFLSKEVSSTIIELCNFSKFYVQGH; this is translated from the coding sequence ATGGCAATCGATAAGACTTGGGTGACCATGAGAAATCGTAAGGATCCAGCTTACTGGGAAGGTCTCCAAGTCTTTATGGAACTTGCGTCTAAACACAAGGATTGTGACGGAAGAATTTTCTGTCCTTGTGTTAAATGCAAGAATACTAGATTGCATCCTTTGAATACTGTGGAGGCACACATCTTTACAAAGGGTTTCGAGAGCAGCTATGAGAGGTGGATTTACCATGGGGAGCCAGATGAACCTGTCGAGGCTAACATCAATGTCGATGCGGATGAGATGGCTGGTGTCATTGAAGATTTCTTCCCTCCTATAGATGACGACGAAAGAGCTGGTGATGATGAAATGCAGAGGGGTCAGTATTATGATGACATGTTTGAGGAGATTGAGGCAGAGTTGTATCCTGGTTGCGATTGGATATCGTCCCTCAACTTTATAGCAAAGTTGATGCACTTAAAAAATTTGGGAAAAATACCAAATTATATCTTTGATGAATTGTTGAAGTTGTTGAAGTTTGCATTTCCGAAGGAGAATAAAATTCCTGCAACACACTATGAGGCGAAGAAGAAATTAGGAAAATTAGGATTAGGGTACGAATCAATCCACGTGTGCGTGAACAATTGTTGTTTGTTTCACAATGAGCATGCCTCGAAAGATTTTTGCCCGGTGTGCGGGACCAGTAGATGGATTAATGAGGAGACAAGCGGAAAAAAAGTAGCGCATAAAGTGATGCGCTACTTTCCGTTGACTCCTCGATTGAAAAGATTATACAGTTCAAGACATACATCCAAAGAGATGGTATGGCATCGTACTGGTCGTGTGAGAGAAAATGGTGTTATGCGTCATCCTGTTGATTCTGCCGCGTGGAAAGACTTTGACTCCAGACATCCTGATTTTGCAAGAGATCCTCGGAATGTTCGCCTAGGCTTAGCTGCTGATGGATTTAATCCTTTTGGCAACATGAGCCTCTCGTATAGTATGTGGCCTGTAGTGTTGGTGAATTACAATTTGCCACCTTGGATGTGTATGAAGGATAACAATTTCATGTTGAGTCTCCTTATTCCCGGACCGAAGTCACCTGGTAAGGACATGGATGTCTTTTTAAGGCCATTGGTGGACGAGCTAAACGCATTGTGGACTCAGGGTGTTGAAACAAGAGATGCTACAACCAACTCAATGTTCAACATGCGCGCAGCTCTTCTTTGGACAATTAATGATTTTCCTGCCCGTAGTAGCTTGTCCGGATGGAGTGGACAGGGATATAAAGCCTGTCCTACATGCAACGAGGATACTACTTCTATTCGAGTGATTGGTAAGACATCTTATGTTGGTCATAGACGTTTCTTGCCATCCAATCATCGTATGAGAAAAGACCGTGAATTTGATGGAAATGTTGAGAAGAGACCTCCGCCAAGACGATTTACTTGTTCTGAAATATTAGAACAAGTGAATGCTCTATCTGAACGTGCTCCGGGGAAACGAAAAAGAGGCGACATTGAAAATAACTGgaggaaaaaaagtattttttatgaACTTGAGTATTGGAGTGCAAATGAGTTGAAACACAACATCGATGTTATGCATGTTGAGAAGAATGTTTGTGATAGTATCCTTGGCACTCTCTTGGATAATGACAAGTCTAAAGACACCACTAATGCAAGacaagatttgaaaaatatgagAATTCGTCAATCCTTATGGATTTTCGAAGATGCTCGTAAAAGATTGCTAAAACCACATGCCCCTTATGTGTTAACTGCTAATGATAAGCAAttgttttgtaaatttttgaaggACGTTAAATTGCCAGATGGATTTTGTTCGAACTTGAAGAAGAAAGTAACTAATGACAATATTGTTGGATTGAAATCCCATGATTGTCATGTCATAATGCAAAGGTTACTTCCAGCTTGTATTGGCAAGTTTTTGTCGAAGGAAGTATCAAGCACCATTATAGAATTGtgcaatttttcaaaattttatgttCAAGGACATTGA